The following coding sequences lie in one Euzebyales bacterium genomic window:
- a CDS encoding FAD-binding protein — MSTDTSMTHRPSDLAGVRDAMLDTAGPLLFTGGGTKLDWGTPPPDSAAVISSAAMTGVLAYNHADGTVAVQAGMPLSALQSTLAEHDQWLAIDPPHVADGATIGGLLASGDAGPRRVAYGTMRDLVIGATYVLADGAVGRTGGFVIKNVAGYDMAKLLCGSLGTLAFVAEVVLRVHPRPEASATLRVPCDAATATATAVALGAAPVEPVAAEWDDGHLWIRYTGHTDAVDGQLEHTVGLLADGSGDPARLDGDEERQAWDGLTAGLAGTPGQTVVRAACLPTRVPDAARACADAAERSGVDVRLQTTVVLGVMTARIFDGDGAAHAAFVDAWRGALGGMGGHAVVRRTAEGVAEVVDVWGPPPSGIDLMRRVKQQLDPDGRCAPGRFVGGI; from the coding sequence GTGAGCACCGACACCTCGATGACCCACCGCCCATCGGATCTGGCGGGCGTGCGCGACGCGATGCTCGACACCGCCGGCCCGCTGCTGTTCACCGGGGGCGGCACCAAGCTCGACTGGGGGACGCCGCCGCCGGACAGCGCCGCCGTCATCTCGTCGGCGGCCATGACCGGGGTCCTGGCGTACAACCACGCCGACGGGACGGTGGCCGTGCAGGCGGGCATGCCCCTGTCGGCGCTGCAGTCCACCCTCGCCGAGCATGACCAGTGGCTCGCGATCGATCCCCCACACGTCGCTGACGGCGCGACGATCGGTGGGCTGCTCGCCAGTGGCGACGCCGGACCCCGACGTGTGGCCTACGGCACCATGCGGGACCTGGTCATCGGCGCCACGTACGTGCTGGCCGACGGTGCGGTCGGGCGCACCGGTGGCTTCGTCATCAAGAACGTCGCCGGCTACGACATGGCCAAGCTGTTGTGCGGCTCGCTGGGGACGCTGGCGTTCGTCGCGGAGGTCGTCCTGCGTGTGCATCCGCGACCGGAGGCATCGGCGACCCTGCGGGTGCCCTGTGACGCAGCAACGGCCACAGCGACCGCGGTCGCGCTGGGAGCCGCGCCGGTGGAGCCGGTCGCGGCCGAGTGGGACGACGGGCACCTGTGGATCCGCTACACCGGGCACACCGACGCCGTGGACGGCCAGTTGGAGCACACGGTCGGGCTGCTGGCCGACGGCAGCGGCGACCCCGCGCGGCTCGACGGCGACGAGGAGCGGCAGGCATGGGACGGCCTGACGGCGGGCCTCGCGGGCACACCCGGGCAGACGGTCGTCCGGGCCGCGTGCCTGCCGACGCGTGTGCCGGATGCCGCGCGGGCATGCGCCGACGCAGCCGAGCGCAGCGGTGTCGACGTCAGGCTGCAGACCACTGTGGTGCTCGGCGTGATGACCGCCCGGATCTTCGACGGCGACGGGGCAGCGCACGCGGCGTTCGTCGACGCCTGGCGTGGCGCGCTGGGCGGCATGGGAGGTCATGCCGTAGTCCGCCGCACGGCAGAGGGCGTCGCAGAGGTCGTGGACGTGTGGGGTCCGCCGCCGTCCGGCATCGATCTGATGCGACGGGTCAAGCAGCAGCTCGATCCTGACGGGCGTTGCGCCCCGGGCCGGTTCGTGGGAGGGATCTAG
- a CDS encoding FAD-linked oxidase C-terminal domain-containing protein — translation MTASDPDVRPTRAVTADLSDDRIGGLIAALRAVVRGEVRFDTQSRAVYATDGSNYRQVPIGVVVPRDVDDIVATVAACCEHDVPILGRGAGTSLAGQCCNTAVVIDCSKHVNRIIDIDPDARTATVEPGVVLDALRDAAAPHGLTYGPDPATHAWCTMGGIIGNNSCGVHALMAGKAVDNLEAMEVLTYDGTRLTVGATAPDRLDAIIAAGGRRGEIHRGLRALRDRYDRQIRTEYPDIPRRVSGYNLDELLDDRGFHVARALCGTESTCAITLRATVNLVANPAARRLLVLGFPDIFTAGDAVPDILEHAPIGCEVMDRRLISEMQAMGIHPDKVAMLPGGDAWMLVEFGADDRGEATARAEALAAALDGPTSRLFDDPDDERRIWEVRESALGATARVPGRMPTWEGWEDSAVHPTRIGDYLRGLAQLWDTYCYSGSWYGHIGDGCVHTRNNFELTTAAGIATWRRFMEDAAELCVSFGGSLSGEHGDGQGRGELLDRMYSPEMLDAFRAFKRLWDPTGRMNPGKVIDAYPLDSNLRLGTDFRPVDLGPTTFAFPDDGGSLLNASMRCVGVGKCRRPGSGDMCPSYQATREEVHSTRGRARLLFEMLRGDVTAATWRNDDVADALDLCISCKACARDCPVGVDMATYKAEFLSHHYAGRLRPRHAYALGHIDLAARLATRAPGLVNAVTHAPALRRLVARLAGITTEREIPRFTSQTLVAWFREAHASSAADGAHAPTRTVGTDVILWPDTFTNHLTPGPGRAAVQVLTALGFRVRLPDRALCCGRPLYDFGMLSRARRLLLQVLDTLRDDIAAGTPVVGVEPSCLAVFRDELGKLLPDDADAARLATQTFSLSEFVLLHRDRFDAALERAGTARPGPGAARLQAHCHQKAAWGTVAEVEVLTALGIDTEELANGCCGLAGSFGFVSDHYDVSMRIGEQLFGQVRDAEDDARIVADGFSCRTQIAHGTGRAPVHLAEVLRDALVGRAPRTSDTPGGPAAGDTASRRARWSALTASAGAVALGWLAARRRRP, via the coding sequence GTGACCGCTTCCGACCCCGACGTGCGACCGACCCGCGCGGTCACGGCGGACCTGTCCGACGACCGGATCGGCGGGCTGATCGCCGCGCTGCGCGCGGTCGTGCGCGGGGAGGTGCGGTTCGACACGCAGAGCCGCGCGGTGTACGCCACCGACGGGTCGAACTACCGTCAGGTCCCCATCGGGGTCGTCGTCCCCCGCGACGTGGACGACATCGTGGCCACCGTCGCCGCGTGCTGCGAGCACGACGTGCCGATCCTCGGTCGGGGCGCCGGCACCAGCCTGGCCGGGCAGTGCTGCAACACCGCCGTGGTGATCGACTGCTCGAAGCACGTCAACCGCATCATCGACATCGATCCGGACGCCCGGACCGCCACGGTCGAACCCGGCGTCGTGCTCGACGCCCTGCGCGACGCGGCCGCCCCGCACGGGCTGACGTACGGCCCCGATCCCGCCACGCACGCCTGGTGCACGATGGGCGGGATCATCGGCAACAACTCCTGTGGCGTGCACGCGCTCATGGCCGGCAAGGCCGTGGACAACCTCGAGGCCATGGAGGTCCTGACGTACGACGGGACGCGGCTGACGGTCGGTGCCACAGCACCTGACCGGCTCGACGCGATCATCGCCGCGGGTGGGCGACGCGGGGAGATCCACCGGGGTCTGCGGGCCCTGCGGGATCGCTACGACAGGCAGATCCGCACCGAGTACCCGGACATCCCGCGACGCGTGTCCGGCTACAACCTCGACGAGCTGCTGGACGACCGCGGCTTCCACGTCGCCCGTGCGCTGTGCGGCACCGAGTCGACCTGCGCGATCACGTTGCGCGCGACCGTCAACCTGGTCGCCAACCCGGCCGCGAGGCGGCTGCTCGTGCTCGGGTTCCCGGACATCTTCACCGCCGGCGACGCGGTGCCAGACATCCTCGAGCACGCGCCGATCGGCTGCGAGGTGATGGACCGCCGCCTCATCAGCGAGATGCAGGCCATGGGCATCCACCCCGACAAGGTCGCGATGCTGCCGGGCGGCGACGCGTGGATGCTGGTCGAGTTCGGGGCCGACGACCGCGGCGAGGCGACCGCGCGCGCCGAGGCGCTGGCAGCCGCGCTCGACGGGCCGACGAGCCGGCTGTTCGACGACCCCGACGACGAACGCAGGATCTGGGAGGTCCGCGAGAGCGCCCTCGGCGCCACGGCGCGGGTACCGGGGCGGATGCCGACGTGGGAGGGGTGGGAGGACTCCGCGGTCCACCCGACACGCATCGGCGACTACCTGCGTGGCCTGGCGCAGCTGTGGGACACCTACTGCTACAGCGGATCGTGGTACGGGCACATCGGCGACGGCTGCGTGCACACGCGCAACAACTTCGAGCTGACCACCGCCGCCGGCATCGCGACGTGGCGGCGGTTCATGGAGGATGCCGCCGAGCTGTGCGTCTCGTTCGGTGGCTCGTTGTCGGGCGAGCACGGCGACGGCCAGGGCCGCGGCGAACTGCTCGACCGGATGTACTCACCGGAGATGCTCGACGCCTTCCGCGCCTTCAAGCGGCTGTGGGATCCGACCGGCCGCATGAACCCGGGCAAGGTCATCGACGCCTACCCGCTGGACAGCAACCTCAGGCTCGGCACGGACTTCCGCCCCGTCGACCTGGGCCCGACCACGTTCGCGTTCCCCGACGACGGTGGCAGCCTGCTCAACGCCAGCATGCGGTGCGTGGGCGTCGGCAAGTGCCGCCGCCCCGGCAGCGGCGACATGTGCCCGTCCTACCAGGCGACCCGTGAGGAGGTGCACTCGACCCGGGGGCGCGCCCGCCTGCTGTTCGAGATGCTGCGCGGGGACGTGACCGCGGCGACGTGGCGCAACGACGACGTCGCCGACGCCCTGGACCTGTGCATCTCGTGCAAGGCGTGCGCCAGGGACTGCCCCGTCGGGGTCGACATGGCGACGTACAAGGCCGAGTTCCTTTCCCACCACTACGCGGGCCGGCTGCGGCCCCGCCACGCCTACGCCCTGGGTCACATCGACCTCGCCGCACGGCTGGCCACACGCGCGCCCGGACTGGTCAACGCCGTCACGCACGCCCCGGCGCTGCGCCGGCTGGTGGCCAGGCTGGCGGGCATCACGACGGAGCGTGAGATCCCGCGGTTCACGTCCCAGACCCTGGTCGCGTGGTTCCGGGAGGCGCACGCGTCCTCCGCCGCGGACGGTGCCCACGCGCCGACGCGCACCGTCGGGACCGACGTGATCCTTTGGCCCGACACGTTCACCAACCACCTGACGCCCGGGCCCGGCCGCGCCGCCGTCCAGGTGCTGACCGCGCTCGGCTTCCGCGTGCGGCTGCCCGACCGCGCGTTGTGCTGCGGGCGCCCGTTGTACGACTTCGGCATGCTGTCGCGCGCACGACGGTTGCTGCTGCAGGTGCTGGACACGCTGCGCGACGACATCGCCGCGGGCACCCCGGTGGTCGGCGTGGAGCCCAGCTGTCTGGCGGTGTTCCGTGACGAGCTCGGCAAACTGCTGCCCGACGACGCGGACGCCGCCCGGCTGGCGACCCAGACGTTCTCGCTGTCGGAGTTCGTGCTGCTCCACCGCGACCGGTTCGATGCGGCGCTGGAGCGCGCCGGCACAGCCCGCCCAGGTCCGGGTGCGGCCCGGCTGCAGGCCCACTGCCACCAGAAGGCGGCCTGGGGCACCGTCGCGGAGGTGGAGGTGCTGACGGCGCTCGGCATCGACACGGAGGAACTGGCGAACGGCTGCTGTGGACTGGCAGGATCCTTCGGCTTCGTGTCCGACCACTACGACGTGAGCATGCGCATCGGCGAGCAGCTGTTCGGCCAGGTCCGGGACGCCGAAGATGACGCCAGGATCGTCGCCGATGGGTTCAGCTGCCGGACACAGATCGCGCACGGAACCGGTCGCGCCCCGGTCCACCTCGCGGAGGTGCTGCGCGACGCGCTCGTGGGACGTGCGCCGCGGACCTCAGACACGCCCGGCGGTCCTGCGGCCGGCGACACCGCGAGTCGTCGCGCGCGTTGGTCCGCCCTGACCGCCTCGGCAGGTGCGGTGGCGCTGGGATGGTTGGCCGCGCGTCGGCGCCGACCCTGA
- the mftF gene encoding mycofactocin biosynthesis glycosyltransferase MftF (Members of this protein family, MftF, are glycosyltransferases, members of PF00535 (glycosyl transferase family 2). The encoding gene is found as part of the mycofactocin cassette, in Mycobacterium tuberculosis, many other Actinobacteria, and occasional members of other lineages. Mycofactocin itself, a putative redox carrier, is a heavily modified derivative of the C-terminal Val-Tyr dipeptide of the mycofactocin precursor MftA (TIGR03969).): protein MAVGLRRHFDDPAVAVVAPRVLGLDPTGTGTWVGRYEAVRSSLDLGSTAAGVRPHTRVSYVPGACLMARTAAVGRGFDPRLRVAEDVDLVWRLTDRGWRVRYDPALVVRHDHRITLRSWLARKAFYGTGASLLAQRHGAAVAPMVVTAPTVAVVVVLALQRRWSVPVAAAIHAALVARIRRRLWHSGAPTATVVHLANLGVSAAARQTASALIRQYWPVAAVIAVRSRRMQRAMTVAAILDAVVDHRATGAPLDLLRYGIARRMDDLAYGAGLWFGALRARSPAALLPVVRGLGRARRVRAGRTRPPSW from the coding sequence TTGGCTGTCGGCCTGCGACGGCACTTCGATGATCCGGCCGTCGCGGTGGTGGCGCCGCGGGTGCTCGGCCTGGACCCGACCGGCACAGGGACGTGGGTCGGCCGGTACGAGGCGGTGCGCTCGTCGCTGGATCTCGGCTCGACGGCCGCCGGTGTCCGTCCCCACACCCGGGTCAGCTACGTGCCGGGTGCCTGCCTGATGGCGCGCACCGCTGCCGTCGGTCGTGGGTTCGACCCCCGGCTGCGGGTCGCCGAGGACGTCGATCTGGTCTGGCGTCTGACCGACCGTGGGTGGCGGGTGCGGTACGACCCCGCACTGGTGGTCCGGCACGATCACCGCATCACCTTGAGGTCGTGGCTCGCGCGCAAGGCGTTCTACGGCACGGGCGCCAGCCTGCTCGCGCAGCGGCACGGCGCGGCCGTGGCGCCGATGGTGGTGACGGCACCCACGGTCGCCGTGGTCGTCGTGCTCGCGTTGCAGCGGCGCTGGTCGGTGCCCGTCGCGGCCGCCATCCATGCAGCCCTCGTGGCGCGGATCCGGCGCCGGCTGTGGCACAGCGGCGCACCCACGGCCACCGTCGTGCACCTCGCCAACCTCGGGGTGAGCGCCGCGGCGCGTCAAACGGCATCCGCACTGATCCGGCAGTACTGGCCCGTCGCCGCCGTCATCGCTGTGCGCTCGCGGCGCATGCAGCGCGCGATGACGGTCGCCGCCATCCTCGACGCCGTCGTCGACCACCGGGCGACCGGCGCTCCGTTGGACCTGCTGCGGTACGGCATCGCCCGCCGGATGGATGATCTCGCATACGGCGCCGGCCTGTGGTTCGGCGCGCTGCGGGCACGGTCGCCGGCTGCGCTGCTGCCGGTGGTGCGCGGCCTGGGTCGGGCCCGGCGCGTGCGTGCGGGGCGGACCCGTCCGCCCTCATGGTGA
- a CDS encoding NAD(P)-dependent oxidoreductase, whose amino-acid sequence MSAAHSAFRRPRDDTQCGDHMSDQHIGFIGLGIMGRGMSRNLLDAGFGLTVWNRTGQRAEAIVDAGATWADAPAAVADAADIVIICVSDTPDVEQVLTGDDGVIHGATPGTLVVDCSTISPATTRALASTLAERDIAMLDAPISGGSEGAAQGTLSIMVGGPAEQFERARPVLDAMGQTITHVGEEHGAGQAVKLVNQILVVHNMLGVSEAMLLAEAEGLDLERTLAAVSGGAAGSWMLSNRGPQVAARDWSPGFTIDLQQKDLRLVLEAFERLQLPAVGTALISQLYATLQRRGLGGEGNHALVRALEHLAGVRVGG is encoded by the coding sequence GTGTCGGCAGCGCACTCCGCGTTCCGCCGCCCCAGAGACGACACGCAGTGTGGTGACCACATGAGCGACCAGCACATCGGCTTCATCGGCCTCGGGATCATGGGTCGGGGGATGAGCCGCAACCTGCTCGACGCCGGGTTCGGGCTGACCGTGTGGAACCGGACGGGGCAGCGCGCGGAGGCGATCGTGGACGCGGGTGCCACGTGGGCCGACGCGCCGGCCGCGGTCGCCGACGCCGCGGACATCGTGATCATCTGCGTCAGCGACACTCCCGACGTCGAGCAGGTGCTGACCGGCGACGACGGCGTGATCCACGGTGCGACCCCCGGCACGCTGGTCGTCGACTGCTCCACCATCAGCCCCGCCACGACCAGGGCCCTCGCGTCGACCCTGGCCGAGCGCGACATCGCGATGCTGGACGCGCCGATCAGCGGGGGCAGCGAGGGTGCCGCGCAGGGCACGCTGTCGATCATGGTCGGCGGTCCCGCCGAGCAGTTCGAGCGCGCACGTCCCGTGCTCGACGCGATGGGTCAGACGATCACCCACGTCGGCGAGGAGCACGGTGCCGGGCAGGCGGTGAAGCTGGTCAACCAGATCCTGGTCGTTCACAACATGCTCGGCGTCAGCGAGGCGATGCTGCTGGCGGAGGCCGAGGGCCTCGATCTGGAGCGCACGCTCGCGGCCGTCAGCGGCGGCGCCGCCGGCAGCTGGATGCTGTCCAACCGGGGCCCACAGGTCGCCGCGCGCGACTGGTCGCCCGGTTTCACGATCGATCTCCAGCAGAAGGACCTGAGGCTGGTCCTCGAGGCGTTCGAGCGGCTGCAGCTGCCCGCCGTCGGCACCGCACTGATCAGCCAGCTGTACGCGACGCTGCAGCGACGCGGCCTCGGTGGGGAAGGCAACCACGCTCTGGTCAGGGCGCTCGAGCATCTCGCCGGCGTGCGGGTCGGCGGCTGA
- a CDS encoding heterodisulfide reductase-related iron-sulfur binding cluster, whose amino-acid sequence MSDAAAVPDEHEAGGPVVGAPAGDGHGAFDLLRPPSDDLLADCVHCGFCLPTCPTYALWGEEMDSPRGRIYLMELASAGEIAIDDVFVTHMDRCLGCMACVTACPSGVQYDKLIEATRPQIERNHPRTLADRAFRRLVFALFPYPRRLRIAALAGIVYQRLRIGGLLRRSGVFARLPARLQALEGLLPDITLHELQRRLPAHVAPRRASREPARPPVRRVGMVAGCVQSVYFGDVNAATARVLAMEGCEVVVPTDQGCCGALMEHSGEEESALRFARRMIATMEDADVDTIVINAAGCGSTLKEYGHLLRDDPAWADRAQAFSAKVRDVSELLDELEPRAARHPIPARVAYHDACHLSHAQGVRSQPRAALRAIPDLDLVELSEPDICCGSAGIYNLLQPDAASDLGARKAATVAAAAPDALVTSNPGCLLQLRRHLDADLPMLHPIQVVDASLRGVNPLA is encoded by the coding sequence ATGTCCGACGCCGCGGCGGTGCCCGACGAGCACGAGGCGGGCGGCCCGGTCGTGGGTGCGCCGGCCGGTGACGGCCACGGCGCGTTCGATCTGCTGCGCCCGCCGTCCGACGACCTGCTCGCCGACTGTGTCCACTGCGGCTTCTGCCTGCCGACCTGCCCGACCTACGCGCTGTGGGGCGAGGAGATGGACTCGCCGCGCGGGCGGATCTACCTCATGGAGCTCGCGTCCGCCGGCGAGATCGCGATCGACGACGTGTTCGTCACCCACATGGACCGCTGCCTGGGGTGCATGGCGTGCGTGACCGCCTGCCCCTCCGGCGTGCAGTACGACAAGCTGATCGAGGCGACCCGGCCACAGATCGAGCGCAACCATCCGCGGACGCTGGCGGACCGCGCGTTCCGGCGGCTCGTCTTCGCGCTGTTCCCGTACCCCCGGCGCCTGCGGATCGCCGCGCTGGCCGGCATCGTCTACCAGCGGCTGCGCATCGGCGGGCTGCTGCGACGCTCGGGCGTGTTCGCGCGGCTGCCCGCGCGGCTCCAGGCGCTGGAGGGCCTGCTGCCCGACATCACACTGCACGAGCTGCAGCGGCGGCTGCCGGCCCACGTCGCCCCACGTCGGGCGTCGCGTGAGCCCGCCCGCCCGCCTGTCCGACGGGTCGGCATGGTCGCCGGATGCGTGCAGTCGGTCTACTTCGGCGACGTCAACGCCGCGACCGCGCGGGTCCTGGCCATGGAGGGCTGCGAGGTCGTCGTCCCCACCGATCAGGGCTGCTGCGGTGCCCTGATGGAGCATTCCGGTGAGGAGGAGTCGGCGCTGCGCTTCGCGCGGCGGATGATCGCCACGATGGAGGATGCCGACGTCGACACCATCGTCATCAACGCGGCGGGGTGCGGTTCCACCCTCAAGGAGTACGGCCACCTGCTGCGGGACGATCCGGCATGGGCCGACCGGGCGCAGGCGTTCTCGGCGAAGGTGCGCGACGTCTCGGAGCTGCTCGACGAGCTCGAGCCCCGCGCCGCGCGCCATCCGATCCCGGCCCGCGTCGCCTACCACGACGCCTGCCACCTCTCACACGCACAGGGCGTGCGCAGCCAGCCACGGGCGGCGTTGCGCGCGATCCCCGACCTCGATCTCGTCGAGCTCAGCGAGCCCGACATCTGCTGCGGATCGGCCGGCATCTACAACCTGCTGCAGCCGGACGCCGCCTCCGACCTCGGAGCGCGCAAGGCGGCGACGGTGGCGGCGGCCGCACCCGACGCGCTGGTGACCTCGAACCCCGGGTGCCTGCTGCAGCTCAGGCGGCACCTCGACGCGGACCTGCCCATGCTGCACCCGATCCAGGTGGTGGACGCGTCGCTGCGCGGCGTGAATCCGTTAGCGTGA
- a CDS encoding FAD-linked oxidase C-terminal domain-containing protein, producing the protein MGIAQIRDEMLGLLGSDAVISTGAQLRTYECDGLTGYRVRPALVVLPTTTQEVAAVVRACRRDGVPYVARGSGTGLSGGALPHADGVLVVLSRMRSILHVDVENRYLVAEPGVTNAAISAAVARHDLYYAPDPSSQIVCSIGGNVAENSGGVHCLKYGFTTNHVLGLEFVTPDGDIVELGGAVPDTPGYDLRGVVIGSEGTLGIATRVIVRLLRRPEAVETLLADFDTPREAGDAVTAITTAGITPAGMEMMDNLAIQACEEDAQVGLDLEAGAVLVVELDGPEAEVSALFGEVQRHCEEAGATNIRVAADAAERALIWRGRKAAFAAMGRLSRDYFVQDGVIPRTRLGEVLERIGEMSDEAGYRVANVFHAGDGNLHPLVLYDGRNAGEAEEAEQLSIRIVELCVEAGGSITGEHGVGADKACSMPKMFGEEDLAVMQRVRAAFDPGGICNPGKLFPTPRLCGERPGPYRPHAIEQAGLAERL; encoded by the coding sequence ATGGGCATCGCGCAGATCCGCGACGAGATGCTGGGTCTGCTCGGGTCCGACGCCGTCATCTCAACCGGCGCACAGCTGCGGACCTACGAGTGTGACGGGCTCACGGGCTACCGGGTCCGCCCGGCGCTCGTCGTGCTGCCGACGACGACGCAGGAGGTCGCCGCCGTGGTGCGCGCCTGCCGGCGCGACGGCGTGCCCTACGTCGCCCGCGGATCGGGCACCGGGTTGTCGGGCGGGGCGCTGCCGCACGCGGACGGGGTCCTGGTCGTGCTGTCGCGCATGCGCTCGATCCTGCACGTCGACGTCGAGAACCGGTACCTCGTCGCCGAACCGGGGGTCACGAACGCCGCGATCTCGGCGGCGGTCGCCCGCCACGACCTCTACTACGCGCCCGACCCGTCCAGCCAGATCGTGTGCTCGATCGGTGGCAACGTCGCCGAGAACTCGGGTGGCGTGCACTGCCTGAAGTACGGCTTCACGACCAACCACGTGCTCGGGCTCGAGTTCGTCACGCCCGACGGGGACATCGTCGAGCTGGGCGGCGCGGTGCCGGACACGCCAGGCTACGATCTGCGCGGGGTCGTGATCGGGTCGGAGGGCACGCTGGGCATCGCGACCAGGGTGATCGTGCGCCTGCTGCGCCGACCCGAAGCGGTCGAAACGCTGCTGGCGGACTTCGACACGCCCCGCGAGGCCGGCGACGCGGTCACGGCGATCACCACCGCCGGCATCACGCCGGCCGGCATGGAGATGATGGACAACCTGGCGATCCAGGCGTGCGAGGAGGACGCGCAGGTCGGGCTCGACCTCGAGGCGGGCGCGGTCCTCGTCGTGGAGCTCGACGGCCCCGAGGCCGAGGTCTCCGCGCTGTTCGGCGAGGTTCAGCGTCACTGCGAGGAGGCCGGCGCCACCAACATCCGCGTCGCCGCCGACGCCGCGGAGCGGGCATTGATCTGGAGGGGTCGCAAGGCGGCGTTCGCGGCCATGGGACGGCTGTCGCGTGACTACTTCGTGCAGGACGGCGTCATCCCGCGCACCAGGCTCGGCGAGGTCCTCGAGCGCATCGGCGAGATGAGTGACGAGGCCGGCTACCGTGTCGCCAACGTGTTCCACGCGGGCGACGGCAACCTGCATCCGCTGGTGCTCTACGACGGCCGCAACGCGGGTGAGGCCGAGGAGGCCGAGCAGCTGTCGATCCGCATCGTCGAGCTGTGCGTCGAGGCGGGCGGGTCGATCACCGGCGAGCACGGCGTGGGCGCGGACAAGGCCTGCTCGATGCCCAAGATGTTCGGCGAGGAGGACCTGGCCGTGATGCAGCGCGTGCGGGCCGCCTTCGACCCGGGCGGGATCTGCAACCCGGGCAAGCTGTTTCCGACCCCGCGGCTGTGCGGCGAGCGTCCCGGCCCGTACCGCCCGCACGCGATCGAACAGGCCGGGCTGGCGGAGCGGCTGTGA
- a CDS encoding CoA ester lyase has translation MVVQPFESVGRVDRRAVRLRRSVLVVPGSGPKMLARAGERGADEIVLDLEDAVAPGEKQRARRTVVEALCANDYGDAVVAVRINDATTPHQYRDVVELVLGAGGRFDCLVVPKVDHPGQLWFLEHLLGQLELEVGLDVRHGVEAQIESGAGAVAMDATARVTDRIESLTFGPGDYAASIGVAQTGIGMPEPDYPGFQWAAIVARIVDAAAAVDADAIDGPCSDIADRDAFVTMATRAKLSGMDGKWCIHPSQVELANEVFTPTPGQFADALELLDVHRGHTAEGRGAARHRGHMIDEASRRMAEKLVTRGRAAGLGS, from the coding sequence ATGGTGGTGCAGCCGTTCGAGAGCGTCGGGCGGGTCGACCGGCGGGCCGTCAGGTTGCGGCGGTCGGTGCTGGTCGTGCCGGGGTCGGGTCCGAAGATGCTGGCACGTGCGGGTGAGCGGGGCGCCGACGAGATCGTGCTCGATCTCGAGGACGCCGTCGCCCCGGGCGAGAAGCAGCGCGCGCGTCGGACAGTGGTCGAGGCGCTGTGCGCCAACGACTACGGCGACGCGGTCGTGGCGGTGCGCATCAACGACGCGACGACACCGCACCAGTACCGCGACGTGGTGGAGCTCGTGCTGGGTGCGGGCGGTCGGTTCGACTGCCTGGTCGTGCCGAAGGTCGACCACCCCGGCCAGCTGTGGTTCCTCGAGCACCTGCTGGGTCAGCTGGAGCTCGAGGTCGGCCTGGACGTGCGCCACGGCGTGGAGGCGCAGATCGAGTCCGGCGCGGGCGCCGTCGCGATGGACGCCACCGCCCGGGTCACCGATCGCATCGAGAGCCTGACGTTCGGGCCCGGCGACTACGCCGCGAGCATCGGCGTGGCCCAGACCGGCATCGGGATGCCCGAGCCCGACTACCCGGGCTTCCAGTGGGCGGCGATCGTCGCGCGGATCGTCGATGCGGCCGCGGCGGTCGATGCGGACGCGATCGACGGGCCCTGCAGCGACATCGCGGACCGCGATGCGTTCGTCACGATGGCGACGCGGGCGAAGCTGTCCGGCATGGACGGCAAGTGGTGCATCCACCCCTCGCAGGTCGAGCTCGCCAACGAGGTCTTCACCCCGACGCCCGGGCAGTTCGCCGACGCGCTGGAGCTCCTCGACGTCCACCGCGGTCACACCGCCGAGGGCCGCGGCGCCGCGCGGCACCGCGGGCACATGATCGACGAGGCCAGTCGTCGGATGGCCGAGAAGCTGGTCACCCGCGGCCGCGCCGCGGGCCTCGGCTCCTGA